A genomic window from Hyla sarda isolate aHylSar1 chromosome 10, aHylSar1.hap1, whole genome shotgun sequence includes:
- the LOC130293628 gene encoding galactoside alpha-(1,2)-fucosyltransferase 2-like: MKKSFLIFIFTAFMVVMNVSYWYYNKSTRGMGFTICKAPGREKLDENASNNVRPLKGMMTILPQGRFGNQIGEYAALYALAKMNDYQAYLLPEMHQEFSSLFKLKLPVISKDADKRIKWKQYPLNNWMCPEYRNITGENVKLKGFVYSWTFYHHLKSELLEELTFHDFVKDEVNSYLAQVRGDRKNVTFVGVHVRRGDYEQLFVKQKRGVLADKNYLQKATDYFRNKYQNPIFVVTSNGMKWCKDNINNSLGDVYFAGDGNEGSPARDFAILAHCNHTIMTFGSFGIWAAYLAGGEAMHLTNYSAPDSSYLKYVKYEAIYLPEWIAVAADLSELIKSKAQSQN, translated from the coding sequence ATGAAGAAGAGTTTTCTGATCTTCATTTTCACAGCATTTATGGTTGTAATGAATGTGTCCTATTGGTACTATAATAAGTCCACACGAGGGATGGGCTTTACAATCTGTAAGGCCCCCGGTAGAGAAAAACTAGATGAAAATGCTTCAAATAACGTCCGACCATTGAAGGGTATGATGACTATATTACCGCAAGGACGTTTCGGGAACCAAATTGGGGAGTATGCAGCTCTCTACGCTCTAGCTAAAATGAATGACTATCAAGCGTATTTACTGCCAGAGATGCATCAGGAGTTTTCCTCCCTCTTCAAATTAAAGTTGCCTGTAATTTCCAAGGATGCTGACAAACGTATTAAGTGGAAGCAATATCCTCTTAACAACTGGATGTGTCCAGAATACCGTAATATCACAGGAGAGAATGTGAAGCTTAAAGGATTTGTGTATTCCTGGACTTTCTACCATCATTTGAAGAGTGAACTCCTAGAAGAATTGACATTCCATGATTTTGTTAAAGATGAAGTCAACTCTTATCTTGCTCAAGTGAGGGGTGATCGGAAGAATGTAACATTTGTTGGGGTTCATGTTCGTAGAGGGGACTATGAGCAACTTTTTGTTAAACAAAAAAGAGGGGTCTTAGCGGACAAAAATTATTTGCAGAAGGCCACCGATTACTTCAGGAACAAGTACCAGAATCCCATATTTGTGGTGACCAGTAATGGGATGAAGTGGTGTAAGGACAATATTAATAATTCTTTAGGGGATGTTTACTTTGCTGGAGATGGCAATGAAGGCTCCCCTGCTAGGGATTTTGCAATTTTGGCTCACTGTAACCACACCATTATGACATTTGGGTCATTTGGCATTTGGGCTGCATACCTGGCAGGTGGTGAAGCTATGCATCTAACAAATTACAGTGCGCCCGATTCCTCATATCTGAAGTATGTGAAGTATGAGGCAATCTACCTTCCAGAGTGGATTGCTGTGGCTGCCGATTTATcggaattaataaaaagcaaagcACAGTCTCAAAATTAA